CACTGTAGTGACAATGtctaatacacacacatacaaaatGAACAAAGGAAAGCTTAGAGTTTCAATAAACTTACAGCGGACTATTACTAACTACAGTTACTCCTTATACACAACAAAAGCGTGCTATCGTTGAGGTAATTGAGTTGGTGACGTCGAACCTCCTTACTTGGAGAGGTATCAAGAGGGCAGAGATAAAGATACTACACACTGAACGCAAGCTGGAAAGAGCTACTGTTATTGATTGTTTCCAGGATCAGAATAAACCATGTCTCAGATTTACGGGTTTGATTATCAGACAAAGTAAAAAATTGATATGCGTATGTAATACGATTTGGCCTTACCTCTTTATCAGCGGCGTGAGACCATCTTCAGAGTCCTATTTCGTTTAAATGACACTGAAAATGGCACAACACCGAAATCCTAGTTCTAGACCAAATTAAACAACGGCTAATGAAAAAACTTTTCAAAGTGATTCAGTACTTGGGTCGGCTTAATCGGAATGTCTTTTCGATTGTCTTCATCAGGATAATCTATGTACATCCTAGAAAAATATTTTCTCTTGCCTGCCGATAGCTTGCTTGCTTGCCATACATAGCCGTCCAAcgaggcgtgccagtcgcttctGTGACATGCTAACTGGCGTCAATTGGTAACAGcaaaggaatttaaatcgttttccatttgGCCTTTGCAGCGAAGTTGGGACCGGCCTCTCCCTCTGCCTCCATTGGTGGTTTCCGGAAATAACTTTTTGGTTTGCCGATAAAAAGTTGAGTATTAGTATTATCCGGTCTCATGTTTTTTTCTATTAAGGTGTCTCCCTTCCTACTTCACGCCCACAAAGGCCACGCGTTACTGCGACCGTAAACAGCCTGGCCTCATATGCAGCGTCCTTCCTTACCGAGACAGCCCGACACTCCACTCACAACAGTTTTCTTTCGGCTTCGCTGGAACTCTATAGAGACCGCTGCGGCTATACTTATTGCTCAGTATATGGTTAAGTCGAAGATTGTTATCATAGACCAGGTGGGTGCGACGAGTGAACAAATATTTAGCTGTTAGTTCCGTAAGCAGCTTCTCGGAATCAAGCTTTCCTCACAAAAGCCATTGCTTATCTAGGCAGATAATATTTCGAACGGCGGCCAAGTCCATCAACCTTAACTCATTTGAGTATGTGCCATTTTGGCGGCTTATTTTTGCGGCTGTAAAACCGAAGATTATTTGATTTGCCACCCTATCATTAAAGTTACTAACAAGACCTCCCCTATAGCTGCCAGGCGCCAATAAACATTATGTTGAGCATCGTCGCATATTTTTAGATCTCAACTGTGAAGTCTTTTTCACTCCACAAAACTAACGTCACGACTACTTTTAGTTTCCTAAACTCTGCAGTAGGTGTCGAAAGGCCTAATTATCACCATCCCTTGCCCTGTTCGTGGCATTTCCTCTGTCGCCTTTAGTTTCCTGTACACTGCAAATGATGTCGGATTATCTTTATGTCTTATCATGTCCATCGCATTTTCTTTGCATTCAAGAGGACATCAACCAACTGGGCAGCGCTCGCTTCCTTTATGGTCCGATTATTCTAAGTAGATGTGCCCAAATTATAGTTCCTACAACATTTGTCATGACTTCTATCAGGAAAGAGTTCTCATCCGAGGCTTTGTACCATTTTTCATCATAAGTGGCTTTTAAGTTGGGAATACCAATCCGAGCGTATCCGTAAAGAGTTACCCATTTATATTGTATACAATTGCTCCAAGACAGATGCCCGGTTGCCGCCCCATTTGATGGTATAACGCGAGTATGCCGGAGTGGCCAACACAGACGCTGTGTCAGTTAACGCGAATACCATAGGTGCCGCATGGATTTGTAACCACGTCTTGCACCTATATTGCTCACCTTCTCCTGATAACGTAAGGGCATAAATCATGGGTTTCCAAAAATGTATACTGATTGCCCTTTCGCATACGCAATGaatgcacaattgtgctatgaaatgcaaaCCCCTGGTCTAGATCAAGTTGCCGCTGCAAACATCGACTGATTACCTATCGATACAACTACACCCCATTACAATTCAGGTTCTTATGAATGAGGCAAAAGGTTTAAGAATTGGCCCGAGGCGGCTTCCTCCTAGATCCAACAATTACGATAAACAGTGTTTTTCTTGGGGTTCCCAAACACTAACAACTCTTTTTTAAGCTCCTTTTATctgtttaagaaaaaaaaagagcAAAAGACCCCCCGATTTTAGACGCCTCTGTGTTATGCACAAAAATTATCAGCGTTGTCAACGACTACTGCCACTGCATTACTTAGTGACAATTAAAAAAGCATTTCGTCCGCAAAAGGTTTCAAAACTTAATTAGGCGTTGATCAAAGACAAAAGCAGACTGCAATTGATTGTTGTCTACTggagttttttcttttattctttctgTTGCTATTTTAGGTAGACATTTTAAATATCACTTTTTAGCTGAATCAGCAGACCCGACTCCTTCCATCAATTTGGAACCATGGGTATACTCGTGTAGAATGTGTTCTGACATTTCCGCACCCTGGCGCCAACTCTCTGGCTCTATTGTGGACCCCAGATCTCtgtcgaagctcaggcacgggatcaTGTAGACTGTTCGTGTTATACAGCTATGACCGTATGGCCTGCACTCAAGTTTGGACAATAGGCGCAATGAGCATTCTAGCATTTTTTCGCATGCACACAATGTCACGgaagctttcttcgctctctcttacACATGGAGTTTCCACTACAATTAACTATCTAGTATAATTGCTAGGTAtattgtgctatatttttcttatagAGTTACCTCTCAGAGCTCTCTTACACATGGAGTTTCCACTACAATTAACTATCTAGTATAATTTCTAGGTATTTTGTGCTGTATTTTTCTTGTAGAGTTACCTCTCAGAGCTTAGACTTGGTCCAATGATGGACCTTAGTCTACTCCACTAAGTATTCAAGAAACTTACTaggcaaaaattttaataaatgagAGCAGGGTCCTCCGTCTAACAGTTATATGACTCCAGCCTCACAATGTGATTTACTGCGACTAGACTCGTCTAAATGGCGCATAGTTTCAATCAGCCGCAAATGCACAAATAGACCGAAACGGTAGGCACAAGTAAGCTCAATTGCAATCAAAGTGATGGAAATATCGCATCTCTGATACTTTTCCCCACCGTTTCGAACTGTTATTCCCCTTTAGCTGCTCTTTCTCTTATGCTTCTTAGAATATTGATCTTTAATACTTTACGGTCTTCTTTCTTTTTTCAGTTCATGGGCATCACATATTTACTGAACTTCGTTTGGATATTGATTTTGTGCTTCCTGGTCATAGTCACCTTTATATACACCATGTTCTGGAACATGTGCTCAAGTGTGGAACGCTCTCTCAGCTGCATCGATTTAACACAATTTCGTAAGTATAGTTAATTTTGTTTCACACTATTATCTTAATAAACAACTAAAGcagcagttacccacgaacgtacgtacaaataaaataattaaaaaaaaatgtttaagttaaacggttttattgaaaacaatacttacatgaaataataataatacgaaaagctagaaactaattaggtaggtcctaggtactagtcatcacactccttatcaatctagggcgttgatcagacaattaaataaaagcgttgggcgcgtgatgtttctaaaaatgtgaggcgtagcataacctcattaaggttcagttggttttacttatgactatcaatagaaatatgacgcgtccaacgcttttatttaattgtctgatcagcgccctagattgataaggagtgtgatgacaacctaattattttctagcttttcgtattattattatttcatgtaagtattgttttcaataaaaccgtttaacttaaaaattttttttaattattttattttcaagtttttagtctttatttaatgcctattatttctcattctatttagttcatttagtgactcattattataaggactctttcctgacaatttgttacaacctaagttctcaatacataatccttccaaagactttactcgactctgagccacgtatgcttgtccctcctccaactccaaaatattttgatgtcacttctactggactgtatgcaatatttgttccaaatatgagccaaatcgggcatcataggtcgctttctattcatgtatgtattatgtgctccaaatatggaccaaatcaaaccgtttaaaaatgtgtCACCTGACAcaacctatcttatgaatgtgcaatgtaaacgaaaactcaccgacgttcaacgcacgtacgtacgtagcccggaacgtagaaatcaaaacaattttgattttttccgtaagaacgtgtcagctgatcgatctctcactagacagagttgcctagtaaacttttgcgccctaatttttgaccgtttgcagtttttatgcaaaaacacctaattaaagtttgaaaaattgtggaaataattcgaaataattatgtaaaagttcagattataaatatgtaatttatttatacttatttaatattaattccagccttttacaacatcaaaaattaaaatagacaaagttgatgtttccataagcatgcattcaaacaggtcaatgGCAACAATTTTTTCCACACTAAATTTCGCTCAAACgtgtgtacgtacggcatacgtatacgtacgttacacacgtcggtggctacttacttacttacttaattggcgcttaaccgtctaaacggttatggccgtccaacaaggcgcgccagtcgctccttcgctccgccaaccggcgccaattagtcAGGTTTGGGgttgggagtttaaatcgttttccacctggtccttccaacggagtgggggccgccctctacctctgcttccataggcgggttctgatagaaacactttcttggccggagcatcatctttcattcgcataacatggcctagccagcgcagccgctgcgttttaattcgctagactatgctgatgtctgcgtatagctcgtacagctcatcattaaatctacttcggtactcgccatcgccaacgcgtagaggtccataaatctttcgaagaacttttctctcgaacactcccaaagccgcttcctctgctgttgtcatggtccatgcttctgccccatatagcaggacgggtacgataagtgacttgtagagtatgattttcgttcgccgagagaggactttacttttcaattgcctacatagtccaaagtaatatttattggcaagattgattcttcgctggatttcagtgctgatgttgttgctagtgttgatgctggttcccaaataaacgaagtcttttactatttcgaaattatggctgccaccagtagcgtggttgccaaggcgcatatgcgctgactctttgtccgatgacagcaggtacttcgttttgtcctcattcaccatcaatcgGTGGGTAACTGCTGCTTAATATTCAAATCTTTAGGATCTAATATATCCACTGAATACCGTAAGACGACCAGTCCATTCTTCAGTGCATAGCTAGAGATGGTAATATCTTACTGAATCATATCGTTCAAAGCTCGCCTGTCTAACATCACACAAAATATGTAAAAGAACCCTTGAtctgattttataatatatatttatttcattgGACTAACATGCGTGGGGATCATAGATCTGTTTCGAGAATATCCTCACAAACTTTCATATCTTTGATGCCACGAATGGCGACATTTCGATACGTAGAGCCAGTTGGAGACTTAACTTTATGtaataagtatttttattgttggtATTCGCTTAAAATGTCAAATATTAGGGAGAGGGAGCTACCCTGAGAGTTCATGCCTGTGTTGCGATTGGCAAACTGTGAATGCTCTCATATTAGATATCATTGGTGCCAGTGTATCGCCGGCTATTAACTTAATTCGCCGAGACTCTGTCGATAGCTTTGTTTTTTGAAGAACTCCTACCTCTTTTCGAAGAATAGTTTACTACCTTTACTCTATTAAACTACTTACTCTCACATATAAGATTAAGCACAACAAAGAGCCCCACGTCCTTTACCTCCTTTAGGCTTTCGAAAGCAACTTGATGCCTTCAAATCTGAGTCGTTTTATCTCCAGTTCTCTAATAGTGCATGTTTTTTCTTGTCATGATTATGTATTATCCCGAATTCTTTTCATGTCTGGTTTATGATTTTTCAGGATTTGTTAGTGTCATGCAAGTCGGCATTATGTTAGAAGTTTTCTTTTCGCATGCGCCCTCAAACATACAAATCCAGAATCACTGTTTGCTTCCTGGGCCcttgttttaaaatatataggaTGACAGCTCGTAACTGAATGTATCTGCAGAGCAAGGTTCTATGCTACTGAATGAACGAAAGTGTATTCTCGATGAACGAAAAGCAAGTCCTTTATCAAACCAGATTAGATGAATTTGCTCTTCGGGTATTCGAGAATCGAATTGGAACTTAGTGCGTTGGTGATGATATGTATGTGGGCGTATCACTGCGATTGGGACAGATATAAAAGAAAAGTAAGTTGCTAATAATTAACCAAGCAGGAGCGGCACGGAATCCTGCGCGGTTCTACAAAATCTCTCCCTTAAGAGCAGACACTTGAGGCTCATTAAATCCTCCTTACCTCTTGTTATTAATAGCAGACTGGTAAACAAAAGTACagttatatattttaatttttcaacagTCACCCCAAGTTTTAGTATGTCATGTTCCTAAATGTCAGTTATTGGATGTATGGTTGGTCCGTAACTTCTTCATTGCAATTTTATTTACCTATTTTTtctcttgttttattttatttcagattTCATGTTCCCGCCAAATACCAAACAAGAGGATTTGAAAATATGCGATAAATATGAGATCAAAGCCTTCTGCAAGGATGGCGTCGAGAATGCCGAAGTTATGTTTATACTCGCTACATTGGCTGCTTTGTTGGTCATACTGAGTTTAGTGCATTATCTAATGTGTTTATCGGCGAATTATGCGCACATACGGGACCATGAGAAATTCCAAGAATTGCAAGAAATACAAAATTTGAATGAACTCGAGTATAGTGCAACATCTAAAGATCGTTTCTAGGATATATTTCAGAAGATTCATTTTGAGcttaaagaaaagtaattaatgaGCAGAAAGGATGAAAGAAACAAATTGAACAACAAAGAAACAAAAAGCATAAAAAGGAACAAATAAACAAACACGCATACATACATGAACATATAGATGAAAATTAAGAACTGATAAAAACACAACACAATGAATTCTAACAAATACACTATGAAAaatagtaaataaacaaaaaaaatgattGGATATAATTTGTTGAGGGTTAGGCAAAAACAAAGAATATAAACACGCCTAGTACAACAAATTGATTGAAACAAAAAACAACCACGCCAATTTGTACAGTTAAACAACAACTAAAGTGTGTAATTAATAAAGTTAttctttattaagttttttttaagtgaagTAAATTAAAGTTTGGTTTTTATTTAACATATCACTTTTTTATTACctttagaaaattatgtatattggTTTTCATAAGTTCAAATTCTTGTTCTGTTCGAACTTGAAAACTGTtgaattgtaaatattttttctttttttgaagcgAAATTAGTTAGTTTATGTTATATATAAGTagaagtaaataataatttatttttgaagagttttgctgtatatataattttggacACCATATGATTCTCAATATGAAATttcatatcgactgctgagtggaatatcatctATCTCGGCTGCCGCCCTAGCacgtttgaataacgccctatttcaaattttgttttaaaaacgacCTATCTTATAAACGCCCTATCGGAGCTCAAGTTCAATACATTCTCACATTAGCTAGggcatttatgaaaaaaattcttaGATAGGGCGTTTCCGAAGCAGCAGCCAAGTAAGGGTTATATTAAACTCAGCGTCGATATATCATGTGAATTAGAAACAAAAATGTAGTTACATgcatgaattgtaatttttattattattatttttttttttttgataaatgaaattttattaaattttttgaaaaaacattacgttatttttttaaaactacCTTAATATTATTTGGATTAATTTTTCAAACTTAGCTGTAACGACAAGAGACGAACAAGCGATAGACTCCCATATATCGACGGCTGGGTAAAAGATCGCTTCATATCAGAAGTAGTTACGCGATCACAGATTTTcgaatgattttatttttataatcatATTTTTAACTGCTTGTCAAAAACGTGGTTGGTAATAGAGAAAAACTACAAGATTTTCACTTCTTCATTTTCCggagctgagttttgaactccgaatctccaacattcatacttcatactgaTATAAAGGCAGATGCCACTATCTACTCAGCCATATAAATTCGCCGCTGCACGCTTTGCAAattgtctctaagtattgcctttttgttgctatttctaTTGTACACAGTttggtacatatgtatactatatGTTTTTTAATCCAAATCGTGTGGAATATTTGCGGGCGCGCTCAACAGAACTTAGTAAcattacactttttttttttcggagcTAAAAAATAAATCTCAGCTACATTTCAGTGAGAATGAGAGTTTTGAAGCAAATTGTATGCTTGGCAGTTTTCTAGCGAATTCGAAAATAAGGCGCTTTCGAAAAATAT
The Eurosta solidaginis isolate ZX-2024a chromosome 5, ASM4086904v1, whole genome shotgun sequence DNA segment above includes these coding regions:
- the M6 gene encoding neuronal membrane glycoprotein M6-a isoform X2, whose translation is MNVHICILLFFEERDCCQSCMSRIPYATLIATLMCLLGVGIFCGTMYRGASLTVIMMDQVFHLHLIWIEAIQMIFVVIAAGMAALGFMILFVGFLATGATRYKVYRAWRSRVGGRISCAVFMGITYLLNFVWILILCFLVIVTFIYTMFWNMCSSVERSLSCIDLTQFHFMFPPNTKQEDLKICDKYEIKAFCKDGVENAEVMFILATLAALLVILSLVHYLMCLSANYAHIRDHEKFQELQEIQNLNELEYSATSKDRF